Proteins co-encoded in one Kiritimatiellia bacterium genomic window:
- a CDS encoding ArsR family transcriptional regulator, with amino-acid sequence MMMNPTLWRTSRVLAGETRLGLLRLIVQYPDRTVSNLAERAGISQSRASQELRRLQSRGLVRAVRSGPIVRYRPVTDPQVPSANPLLTALQKAFAREPNADHAEIIRIAKGFSHTRRLAVLRTLCQEPADLRTLIQTTGISRASLQRHVRTLKACGLVARYGRMYRVLPGSHPLLVCLIRLLQPPRRAG; translated from the coding sequence ATGATGATGAATCCAACCCTCTGGCGTACCTCTCGTGTGCTGGCGGGCGAAACCCGTCTCGGGCTTCTCCGGTTGATCGTACAGTATCCTGATCGCACAGTGTCCAACTTGGCCGAACGAGCCGGGATCAGCCAGTCGCGCGCCAGCCAGGAGTTGCGCCGGCTTCAGTCGCGGGGACTCGTCCGCGCTGTTCGATCAGGGCCTATCGTCAGGTACCGACCCGTAACCGATCCGCAGGTTCCAAGCGCCAACCCCCTGCTGACCGCCCTGCAGAAGGCTTTTGCCCGCGAGCCGAATGCCGATCATGCCGAAATCATCCGGATCGCCAAGGGCTTCTCCCACACCCGGCGGCTTGCGGTCCTGCGAACCCTGTGCCAGGAACCCGCCGATCTGCGCACGCTCATTCAAACCACGGGGATTTCCCGCGCCTCGCTGCAACGGCATGTACGAACATTGAAAGCCTGCGGGCTGGTGGCTCGGTATGGCCGAATGTACCGGGTTCTTCCCGGGTCGCATCCCTTGCTGGTTTGTTTGATTCGCCTGCTGCAACCGCCCCGGAGGGCGGGATGA
- a CDS encoding NTP transferase domain-containing protein, translating into MMQAVILAGGRGTRLSALYADRPKALVPLAGRPFLEWQLEWLTRGGITRVHIAAGYMADRLLDWLREHGEELQSGVQCSVFSVQELFTIHHSPCTISLSREPAPLGTGGGLKYVEPWIATDPCLVLNGDSLLPRLDFQSLEKAWHAVSRDWKSPPAMLAVTRIEEAGRYGTVEFDEARRVTAFREKARRESGWVNGGVYVVPRRVLDSLEPGRTLSLETDVFPSLAEQGLLAAFAAPAPLLDMGTPEGLAVLESFLATGAPFSI; encoded by the coding sequence ATGATGCAGGCGGTCATCCTCGCCGGCGGACGAGGCACGCGCTTGAGCGCGCTGTATGCCGACCGGCCCAAGGCCCTCGTCCCGCTCGCCGGGCGTCCGTTCCTGGAGTGGCAACTGGAGTGGCTCACCCGCGGCGGCATCACTCGGGTGCATATCGCCGCCGGATACATGGCGGACCGCCTGCTCGACTGGCTGCGCGAGCACGGGGAGGAACTCCAATCGGGTGTTCAGTGTTCGGTGTTCAGTGTTCAGGAACTATTCACCATTCACCATTCACCATGCACGATTTCGCTGTCGCGCGAACCGGCCCCGCTGGGCACCGGCGGGGGGCTGAAATACGTCGAGCCGTGGATCGCGACCGACCCGTGCCTGGTGCTGAACGGCGACAGCCTGCTGCCCCGCCTGGATTTCCAATCATTGGAAAAGGCATGGCATGCGGTTTCCAGGGATTGGAAATCTCCGCCCGCGATGCTCGCCGTCACCCGGATCGAGGAAGCCGGGCGCTACGGAACCGTGGAATTCGACGAGGCGCGGCGCGTGACCGCGTTCCGCGAAAAGGCCCGGCGCGAATCCGGCTGGGTGAACGGCGGCGTCTACGTGGTCCCCCGCCGCGTGCTGGATTCCCTGGAACCCGGGCGGACCCTTTCGCTGGAAACCGATGTCTTTCCGTCGCTGGCGGAGCAGGGGCTCCTGGCGGCCTTCGCCGCCCCCGCCCCGCTGCTGGACATGGGCACGCCGGAAGGCCTGGCCGTTCTTGAATCGTTCCTGGCGACCGGCGCGCCGTTTTCCATTTGA